A genomic window from Solanum dulcamara chromosome 11, daSolDulc1.2, whole genome shotgun sequence includes:
- the LOC129873104 gene encoding loganic acid O-methyltransferase-like — translation MDNQKIHMNGGDGPKSYAKNSEYQKQVVGYSKKVMTELIEQELDVGIINPDCSPFCVADFGCSVGGNTYLSVENIIEAVETKYKSNREKPQLQVPEFSVFFNDLVQNDFNTLFSYIHSSKPNYFIAGVPGSFYGRVFPKAFLHFAHSSMALLYLSRIPEEVLNRKSEAWNKGRIHYSCSGAAKEVEAAYANQFRKDIQAFLDARAQELVPGGLMAIITLTILDGVHPSDSSIAIGFTILGSCLQDMANMGIISEEKLDSFNLPYYYTSPMELETLIKTHGCFDIVRFEKLPTPLRQVVIDVQTAILSIRVVTEPLFQQHFGKDITEELFQRFTEKLDSHPVLNDDKYRKDASYFVFLKRKTYTSKPGS, via the exons ATGGATAACCAGAAAATTCACATGAATGGAGGTGATGGCCCTAAGAGCTATGCTAAAAATTCTGAATACCAG aAACAGGTAGTGGGATAttcaaagaaagtaatgactGAGTTGATTGAGCAGGAGCTTGACGTGGGAATAATAAATCCTGATTGTAGCCCATTTTGTGTTGCAGATTTTGGGTGCTCTGTAGGGGGAAACACCTATCTTTCAgttgaaaatattattgaagCAGTGGAAACAAAGTATAAATCAAACCGAGAGAAGCCTCAATTGCAAGTACCAGAATTCTCTGTGTTCTTTAATGATTTAGTCCAAAACGATTTCAACACTCTTTTCAGTTACATCCATAGCAGCAAACCCAACTACTTCATTGCAGGAGTCccag GTTCTTTCTATGGACGAGTATTTCCAAAAGCGTTCCTACACTTTGCCCACAGCTCGATGGCACTTCTCTATCTGTCAAGAATTCCAGAGGAAGTGTTAAACAGAAAGTCAGAAGCATGGAACAAGGGAAGGATTCATTACAGTTGCAGTGGAGCAGCAAAAGAAGTAGAGGCAGCATATGCAAATCAGTTCAGAAAAGATATACAAGCCTTTTTAGATGCAAGGGCTCAAGAGCTTGTTCCTGGAGGATTAATGGCCATCATTACTCTTACTATTCTTGATGGAGTGCATCCTTCTGACTCTTCCATAGCCATCGGTTTCACCATTCTTGGATCTTGCCTGCAGGATATGGCCAACATG GGCATTATATCCGAAGAAAAGTTGGATTCGTTCAACCTTCCATACTATTACACATCTCCGATGGAATTGGAAACGCTGATAAAGACGCATGGATGCTTTGACATCGTAAGGTTTGAGAAGCTGCCAACTCCCCTGAGACAAGTTGTAATTGATGTCCAAACTGCAATCTTATCTATACGAGTAGTAACAGAGCCACTATTTCAGCAACACTTCGGGAAAGACATCACTGAGGAATTGTTTCAACGTTTCACTGAAAAATTAGACTCACATCCAGTTTTAAATGATGATAAATATCGAAAAGATGCCAGCTACTTTGTCTTTCTCAAGCGTAAAACCTATACATCCAAACCAGGATCCTAG